A stretch of the Lolium perenne isolate Kyuss_39 chromosome 3, Kyuss_2.0, whole genome shotgun sequence genome encodes the following:
- the LOC127343560 gene encoding receptor-like serine/threonine-protein kinase ALE2 isoform X7 — MAAAPSSFRTPPTGQDTLRVPVASPLPSRKNPPPKVAPPTPISPASSQDGVSVARPPHNLPSHSSSPPKGTRETNHHFPPATPPLTSMHQAIHIPPQQRQRPHSNGPAASPTIHPASHGNTNGVPVAPPLKGRGHHSLPVNNTHGMIHGAPVVAPLKERHHRSLPVNDSSVKGPVVSPQKSPSIHRRGHVIPVAAPPKEPSSHLSPANHKHRKGSFPVISPAPHRTDNASATSHGHSGLDHSPAPAPVAVSRSKGKEGNPAYAPHHPHQYHSPSYSPEPALPPDSPAYKKPRALAPTPRHSLPPPPPNSYCTPLYCQDPLTNSPPGTTCRCVLPIKLELHLGIPLYTFFGLVAELAQNIASGVFMKQVQVRIMGANAATEDPEKTAVLIDLVPLGARFDNTTALSVFERFWHKQVIINPMHFGSYDVLYVLYPGLPSSPPPAPGSLNNGLSNVNDPRLRPFAVDVGNHRERKSRGIIVIIVLSSIFAFILCAGAALVIYFKLRNHNLLTEASLTPAKPAGPGSAVVGSRLESRPISASPSFSSSIVAYKGSAKLFSLVDMERATQTFDESRIIGEGGFGRVYEGILEDGERVAIKVLKRDDQQGTREFLAEVEMLSRLHHRNLVKLIGICTEEHMRCLVYELVPNGSLEFHLHGSDKYTAVLDWDARLQIALGAARGLAYLHEDSSPRVIHRDFKSSNILLEHDFTPKVSDFGLARIALGEGNEHISTRVMGTFGYLAPEYAMTGHLLVKSDVYSYGVVLLELLTGRKPVDMSRPPGQENLVAWACPFLTNKDGLETLIDVSLGSGIPFDSVAKVAAIASMCVQPEVDQRPFMGEVVQALKLVCKEGSEFNESRSFSRDTHIQDAEIMSRSSLDMDVGPVLSTEQFAASARYDTLDASGSFRRYSSSGPLKVGKAERNRERGLSTGSSSEHCGVQRFRIDSE, encoded by the exons ATGGCAGCAGCTCCTTCGTCATTCCGTACCCCTCCAACTGGCCAGGACACACTTAGAGTACCAGTTGCCTCACCACTACCAAGCAGAAAAAATCCACCGCCGAAAG TTGCACCACCAACGCCCATCTCCCCTGCATCCAGTCAGGATGGTGTATCAGTTGCTAGACCTCCACATAACCTACCAAGCCACAGCAGCTCACCACCAAAAG GCACAAGGGAGACCAATCATCATTTTCCTCCTGCCACTCCACCTTTAACTTCAATGCACCAGGCCATTCATATTCCCCCGCAACAGAGGCAGCGCCCACATTCGAATG GGCCAGCAGCTTCTCCAACAATCCACCCTGCCAGCCATGGGAACACCAATGGTGTACCAGTTGCACCACCTTTGAAAGGAAGGGGTCACCATTCCTTACCTGTAAATAATACTCATGGGATGATCCATGGAGCTCCAGTTGTAGCACCTTTAAAGGAAAGGCATCACCGGTCCTTGCCTGTAAATGACTCATCTGTAAAAG GACCTGTTGTTTCTCCCCAAAAATCTCCCAGCATCCATAGGAGAGGACATGTCATCCCAGTTGCTGCACCTCCAAAGGAACCTTCCAGCCATTTATCACCTGCAAATCATAAACACCGCAAAG GTTCCTTTCCTGTCATAAGTCCTGCTCCACATAGAACCGATAATGCTTCTGCAACAAGCCATGGACATTCAGGTTTGGATCACAGTCCTGCTCCAGCACCTGTAGCCGTGTCCCGATCGAAAGGAAAAGAAGGAAATCCAGCATATGCTCCGCATCACCCTCATCAATATCATTCACCTTCATATTCTCCAG AACCTGCTCTACCGCCTGACAGTCCTGCATATAAAAAGCCCAGGGCTTTGGCACCAACACCAAGACATTCCTTGCCGCCTCCACCTCCAAATTCGT ACTGCACGCCGTTATATTGTCAAGACCCTCTGACCAATAGTCCTCCTGGAACAACATGTCGCTGTGTATTGCCAATAAAACTTGAGCTTCATTTAGGTATACCACTGTACACGTTCTTTGGATTGGTCGCAGAACTTGCACAAAATATTGCATCTGGCGTGTTCATGAAACAAGTTCAAGTTCGCATTATGGGAGCAAATGCAGCAACTGAAGACCCTGAGAAGACAGCTGTCCTTATTGATCTTGTTCCGTTGGGAGCAAGATTTGACAATACAACAGCACTTTCAGTATTTGAAAGGTTTTGGCACAAACAGGTTATCATAAACCCTATGCATTTTGGAAGCTATGATGTGTTATATGTTCTTTACCCAG GTCTTCCTTCGTCACCACCACCAGCTCCTGGAAGTCTGAACAACGGTCTTAGTAATGTAAATGATCCAAGATTACGCCCATTTGCTGTTGATGTAGGAAACCACAGAGAAAGGAAAAGTAGGGGCATAATTGTGATAATTGTTCTATCAAGTATTTTCGCTTTTATTTTATGTGCTGGAGCTGCATTGGTGATTTATTTCAAGCTTAGAAACCACAATCTTTTGACCGAAGCTTCACTTACACCAGCAAAGCCTGCAG GTCCTGGTTCTGCAGTAGTTGGGAGTAGGCTAGAAAGCAGACCTATTTCGGCATCACCATCATTCAGCTCTAGTATAGTGGCATATAAAGGATCAGCAAAACTGTTCAGTTTGGTTGACATGGAAAGAGCTACACAGACATTTGATGAGTCCAGGATAATCGGTGAGGGCGGTTTTGGACGTGTTTATGAAGGTATTCTTGAGGATGGAGAAAGGGTTGCTATCAAAGTTCTTAAGAGGGATGATCAGCAAGGTACGCGGGAATTTTTGGCTGAGGTTGAGATGCTCAGCCGATTGCATCACAGGAACTTGGTTAAGTTGATAGGTATATGCACAGAGGAGCATATGCGATGTTTGGTGTATGAGCTTGTTCCGAATGGAAGTCTGGAATTTCACTTGCACG GATCAGATAAGTACACTGCTGTGCTTGATTGGGATGCTAGGCTTCAAATTGCGCTTGGTGCAGCACGTGGTCTTGCTTATTTGCACGAAGATTCAAGTCCTCGTGTTATACACCGTGACTTCAAGTCAAGTAACATTTTGTTGGAACATGACTTTACCCCCAAGGTTTCAGACTTTGGCTTAGCCAGAATTGCTCTGGGCGAGGGGAACGAGCATATTTCAACTCGGGTTATGGGAACGTTTGG GTATCTTGCTCCTGAGTATGCAATGACTGGACATCTTCTAGTAAAGAGTGACGTGTACAGCTACGGCGTTGTCCTTCTAGAGCTTCTTACTGGCAGGAAACCTGTAGATATGTCAAGGCCTCCGGGGCAAGAAAACTTGGTCGCGTGGGCTTGTCCATTTCTGACAAATAAGGATGGTTTGGAAACACTCATCGATGTTTCCCTTGGAAGTGGTATCCCATTTGACAGCGTTGCAAAAGTCGCAGCAATCGCTTCGATGTGTGTTCAGCCTGAGGTGGATCAGCGCCCATTTATGGGAGAGGTTGTTCAAGCCTTAAAGTTGGTATGCAAAGAAGGTAGCGAGTTCAATGAGTCGAGAAGTTTTAGTCGAGATACGCATATCCAAGATGCCGAGATTATGAGTAGATCAAGTCTGGATATGGATGTAGGCCCAGTGCTATCTACCGAGCAGTTCGCTGCATCAGCACGTTATGATACGCTGGACGCCTCTGGTTCTTTTCGGCGGTATTCGAGTTCAGGTCCTCTGAAGGTGGGTAAAGCTGAACGAAATAGGGAGAGAGGCTTATCAACAGGTAGCTCAAGTGAACACTGTGGTGTACAACGATTTAGGATAGATTCGGAGTAG
- the LOC127343560 gene encoding receptor-like serine/threonine-protein kinase ALE2 isoform X5 yields the protein MSRRGAGAGRGLGGGLCAVLAAALVVSAVVILTGGGHQEPHAPAFGRKVLLSVTSAHPQHNSDNILHPSQLQAPGFQSLGLTAKLPASTSTGVIKEHDQHAPSPTIKHEGQHVSPSQMVSPAKTGNHHLEEQVPAASPFLPAQPHPPHPEISVNTPAAAPFLQQPPWSSQPPPSPPSTESQSTQPASSSPINGHSAPSSFRTPPTGQDTLRVPVASPLPSRKNPPPKGPAASPTIHPASHGNTNGVPVAPPLKGRGHHSLPVNNTHGMIHGAPVVAPLKERHHRSLPVNDSSVKGPVVSPQKSPSIHRRGHVIPVAAPPKEPSSHLSPANHKHRKGSFPVISPAPHRTDNASATSHGHSGLDHSPAPAPVAVSRSKGKEGNPAYAPHHPHQYHSPSYSPEPALPPDSPAYKKPRALAPTPRHSLPPPPPNSYCTPLYCQDPLTNSPPGTTCRCVLPIKLELHLGIPLYTFFGLVAELAQNIASGVFMKQVQVRIMGANAATEDPEKTAVLIDLVPLGARFDNTTALSVFERFWHKQVIINPMHFGSYDVLYVLYPGLPSSPPPAPGSLNNGLSNVNDPRLRPFAVDVGNHRERKSRGIIVIIVLSSIFAFILCAGAALVIYFKLRNHNLLTEASLTPAKPAGPGSAVVGSRLESRPISASPSFSSSIVAYKGSAKLFSLVDMERATQTFDESRIIGEGGFGRVYEGILEDGERVAIKVLKRDDQQGTREFLAEVEMLSRLHHRNLVKLIGICTEEHMRCLVYELVPNGSLEFHLHGSDKYTAVLDWDARLQIALGAARGLAYLHEDSSPRVIHRDFKSSNILLEHDFTPKVSDFGLARIALGEGNEHISTRVMGTFGYLAPEYAMTGHLLVKSDVYSYGVVLLELLTGRKPVDMSRPPGQENLVAWACPFLTNKDGLETLIDVSLGSGIPFDSVAKVAAIASMCVQPEVDQRPFMGEVVQALKLVCKEGSEFNESRSFSRDTHIQDAEIMSRSSLDMDVGPVLSTEQFAASARYDTLDASGSFRRYSSSGPLKVGKAERNRERGLSTGSSSEHCGVQRFRIDSE from the exons atgagccggcgcggagCCGGGGCCGGGCGGGGCCTCGGCGGCGGTCTCTgcgccgtcctcgccgccgccttGGTCGTCTCCGCCGTCGTCATCCTTACGGGTGGAG GTCATCAGGAACCTCATGCACCTGCCTTTGGTCGGAAAGTCCTTCTGTCCGTAACAAGTGCACATCCACAGCACAACTCGGATAATATACTTCATCCTTCACAATTGCAAGCTCCGGGATTCCAAAGCTTAG GGCTAACTGCAAAATTACCAGCATCAACTAGTACAGGTGTTATCAAAGAGCATGATCAACATGCACCCAGCCCAACAATCAAACATGAAG GTCAACATGTCTCTCCTTCACAAATGGTTTCTCCAGCTAAAACTGGCAATCATCATCTTGAAGAACAAGTGCCTGCAGCTTCACCATTTCTTCCGGCTCAGCCACATCCTCCTCATCCTGAAATTTCTGTGAACACTCCAGCTGCTGCACCTTTTCTACAACAGCCACCCTGGT CTTCTCAACCGCCTCCATCTCCACCTTCCACTGAAAGTCAATCAACACAGCCAGCTTCTTCATCCCCTATCAATGGCCATT CAGCTCCTTCGTCATTCCGTACCCCTCCAACTGGCCAGGACACACTTAGAGTACCAGTTGCCTCACCACTACCAAGCAGAAAAAATCCACCGCCGAAAG GGCCAGCAGCTTCTCCAACAATCCACCCTGCCAGCCATGGGAACACCAATGGTGTACCAGTTGCACCACCTTTGAAAGGAAGGGGTCACCATTCCTTACCTGTAAATAATACTCATGGGATGATCCATGGAGCTCCAGTTGTAGCACCTTTAAAGGAAAGGCATCACCGGTCCTTGCCTGTAAATGACTCATCTGTAAAAG GACCTGTTGTTTCTCCCCAAAAATCTCCCAGCATCCATAGGAGAGGACATGTCATCCCAGTTGCTGCACCTCCAAAGGAACCTTCCAGCCATTTATCACCTGCAAATCATAAACACCGCAAAG GTTCCTTTCCTGTCATAAGTCCTGCTCCACATAGAACCGATAATGCTTCTGCAACAAGCCATGGACATTCAGGTTTGGATCACAGTCCTGCTCCAGCACCTGTAGCCGTGTCCCGATCGAAAGGAAAAGAAGGAAATCCAGCATATGCTCCGCATCACCCTCATCAATATCATTCACCTTCATATTCTCCAG AACCTGCTCTACCGCCTGACAGTCCTGCATATAAAAAGCCCAGGGCTTTGGCACCAACACCAAGACATTCCTTGCCGCCTCCACCTCCAAATTCGT ACTGCACGCCGTTATATTGTCAAGACCCTCTGACCAATAGTCCTCCTGGAACAACATGTCGCTGTGTATTGCCAATAAAACTTGAGCTTCATTTAGGTATACCACTGTACACGTTCTTTGGATTGGTCGCAGAACTTGCACAAAATATTGCATCTGGCGTGTTCATGAAACAAGTTCAAGTTCGCATTATGGGAGCAAATGCAGCAACTGAAGACCCTGAGAAGACAGCTGTCCTTATTGATCTTGTTCCGTTGGGAGCAAGATTTGACAATACAACAGCACTTTCAGTATTTGAAAGGTTTTGGCACAAACAGGTTATCATAAACCCTATGCATTTTGGAAGCTATGATGTGTTATATGTTCTTTACCCAG GTCTTCCTTCGTCACCACCACCAGCTCCTGGAAGTCTGAACAACGGTCTTAGTAATGTAAATGATCCAAGATTACGCCCATTTGCTGTTGATGTAGGAAACCACAGAGAAAGGAAAAGTAGGGGCATAATTGTGATAATTGTTCTATCAAGTATTTTCGCTTTTATTTTATGTGCTGGAGCTGCATTGGTGATTTATTTCAAGCTTAGAAACCACAATCTTTTGACCGAAGCTTCACTTACACCAGCAAAGCCTGCAG GTCCTGGTTCTGCAGTAGTTGGGAGTAGGCTAGAAAGCAGACCTATTTCGGCATCACCATCATTCAGCTCTAGTATAGTGGCATATAAAGGATCAGCAAAACTGTTCAGTTTGGTTGACATGGAAAGAGCTACACAGACATTTGATGAGTCCAGGATAATCGGTGAGGGCGGTTTTGGACGTGTTTATGAAGGTATTCTTGAGGATGGAGAAAGGGTTGCTATCAAAGTTCTTAAGAGGGATGATCAGCAAGGTACGCGGGAATTTTTGGCTGAGGTTGAGATGCTCAGCCGATTGCATCACAGGAACTTGGTTAAGTTGATAGGTATATGCACAGAGGAGCATATGCGATGTTTGGTGTATGAGCTTGTTCCGAATGGAAGTCTGGAATTTCACTTGCACG GATCAGATAAGTACACTGCTGTGCTTGATTGGGATGCTAGGCTTCAAATTGCGCTTGGTGCAGCACGTGGTCTTGCTTATTTGCACGAAGATTCAAGTCCTCGTGTTATACACCGTGACTTCAAGTCAAGTAACATTTTGTTGGAACATGACTTTACCCCCAAGGTTTCAGACTTTGGCTTAGCCAGAATTGCTCTGGGCGAGGGGAACGAGCATATTTCAACTCGGGTTATGGGAACGTTTGG GTATCTTGCTCCTGAGTATGCAATGACTGGACATCTTCTAGTAAAGAGTGACGTGTACAGCTACGGCGTTGTCCTTCTAGAGCTTCTTACTGGCAGGAAACCTGTAGATATGTCAAGGCCTCCGGGGCAAGAAAACTTGGTCGCGTGGGCTTGTCCATTTCTGACAAATAAGGATGGTTTGGAAACACTCATCGATGTTTCCCTTGGAAGTGGTATCCCATTTGACAGCGTTGCAAAAGTCGCAGCAATCGCTTCGATGTGTGTTCAGCCTGAGGTGGATCAGCGCCCATTTATGGGAGAGGTTGTTCAAGCCTTAAAGTTGGTATGCAAAGAAGGTAGCGAGTTCAATGAGTCGAGAAGTTTTAGTCGAGATACGCATATCCAAGATGCCGAGATTATGAGTAGATCAAGTCTGGATATGGATGTAGGCCCAGTGCTATCTACCGAGCAGTTCGCTGCATCAGCACGTTATGATACGCTGGACGCCTCTGGTTCTTTTCGGCGGTATTCGAGTTCAGGTCCTCTGAAGGTGGGTAAAGCTGAACGAAATAGGGAGAGAGGCTTATCAACAGGTAGCTCAAGTGAACACTGTGGTGTACAACGATTTAGGATAGATTCGGAGTAG
- the LOC127343560 gene encoding receptor-like serine/threonine-protein kinase ALE2 isoform X6 yields MSRRGAGAGRGLGGGLCAVLAAALVVSAVVILTGGGHQEPHAPAFGRKVLLSVTSAHPQHNSDNILHPSQLQAPGFQSLGLTAKLPASTSTGVIKEHDQHAPSPTIKHEGQHVSPSQMVSPAKTGNHHLEEQVPAASPFLPAQPHPPHPEISVNTPAAAPFLQQPPWSSQPPPSPPSTESQSTQPASSSPINGHSPSSFRTPPTGQDTLRVPVASPLPSRKNPPPKGPAASPTIHPASHGNTNGVPVAPPLKGRGHHSLPVNNTHGMIHGAPVVAPLKERHHRSLPVNDSSVKGPVVSPQKSPSIHRRGHVIPVAAPPKEPSSHLSPANHKHRKGSFPVISPAPHRTDNASATSHGHSGLDHSPAPAPVAVSRSKGKEGNPAYAPHHPHQYHSPSYSPEPALPPDSPAYKKPRALAPTPRHSLPPPPPNSYCTPLYCQDPLTNSPPGTTCRCVLPIKLELHLGIPLYTFFGLVAELAQNIASGVFMKQVQVRIMGANAATEDPEKTAVLIDLVPLGARFDNTTALSVFERFWHKQVIINPMHFGSYDVLYVLYPGLPSSPPPAPGSLNNGLSNVNDPRLRPFAVDVGNHRERKSRGIIVIIVLSSIFAFILCAGAALVIYFKLRNHNLLTEASLTPAKPAGPGSAVVGSRLESRPISASPSFSSSIVAYKGSAKLFSLVDMERATQTFDESRIIGEGGFGRVYEGILEDGERVAIKVLKRDDQQGTREFLAEVEMLSRLHHRNLVKLIGICTEEHMRCLVYELVPNGSLEFHLHGSDKYTAVLDWDARLQIALGAARGLAYLHEDSSPRVIHRDFKSSNILLEHDFTPKVSDFGLARIALGEGNEHISTRVMGTFGYLAPEYAMTGHLLVKSDVYSYGVVLLELLTGRKPVDMSRPPGQENLVAWACPFLTNKDGLETLIDVSLGSGIPFDSVAKVAAIASMCVQPEVDQRPFMGEVVQALKLVCKEGSEFNESRSFSRDTHIQDAEIMSRSSLDMDVGPVLSTEQFAASARYDTLDASGSFRRYSSSGPLKVGKAERNRERGLSTGSSSEHCGVQRFRIDSE; encoded by the exons atgagccggcgcggagCCGGGGCCGGGCGGGGCCTCGGCGGCGGTCTCTgcgccgtcctcgccgccgccttGGTCGTCTCCGCCGTCGTCATCCTTACGGGTGGAG GTCATCAGGAACCTCATGCACCTGCCTTTGGTCGGAAAGTCCTTCTGTCCGTAACAAGTGCACATCCACAGCACAACTCGGATAATATACTTCATCCTTCACAATTGCAAGCTCCGGGATTCCAAAGCTTAG GGCTAACTGCAAAATTACCAGCATCAACTAGTACAGGTGTTATCAAAGAGCATGATCAACATGCACCCAGCCCAACAATCAAACATGAAG GTCAACATGTCTCTCCTTCACAAATGGTTTCTCCAGCTAAAACTGGCAATCATCATCTTGAAGAACAAGTGCCTGCAGCTTCACCATTTCTTCCGGCTCAGCCACATCCTCCTCATCCTGAAATTTCTGTGAACACTCCAGCTGCTGCACCTTTTCTACAACAGCCACCCTGGT CTTCTCAACCGCCTCCATCTCCACCTTCCACTGAAAGTCAATCAACACAGCCAGCTTCTTCATCCCCTATCAATGGCCATT CTCCTTCGTCATTCCGTACCCCTCCAACTGGCCAGGACACACTTAGAGTACCAGTTGCCTCACCACTACCAAGCAGAAAAAATCCACCGCCGAAAG GGCCAGCAGCTTCTCCAACAATCCACCCTGCCAGCCATGGGAACACCAATGGTGTACCAGTTGCACCACCTTTGAAAGGAAGGGGTCACCATTCCTTACCTGTAAATAATACTCATGGGATGATCCATGGAGCTCCAGTTGTAGCACCTTTAAAGGAAAGGCATCACCGGTCCTTGCCTGTAAATGACTCATCTGTAAAAG GACCTGTTGTTTCTCCCCAAAAATCTCCCAGCATCCATAGGAGAGGACATGTCATCCCAGTTGCTGCACCTCCAAAGGAACCTTCCAGCCATTTATCACCTGCAAATCATAAACACCGCAAAG GTTCCTTTCCTGTCATAAGTCCTGCTCCACATAGAACCGATAATGCTTCTGCAACAAGCCATGGACATTCAGGTTTGGATCACAGTCCTGCTCCAGCACCTGTAGCCGTGTCCCGATCGAAAGGAAAAGAAGGAAATCCAGCATATGCTCCGCATCACCCTCATCAATATCATTCACCTTCATATTCTCCAG AACCTGCTCTACCGCCTGACAGTCCTGCATATAAAAAGCCCAGGGCTTTGGCACCAACACCAAGACATTCCTTGCCGCCTCCACCTCCAAATTCGT ACTGCACGCCGTTATATTGTCAAGACCCTCTGACCAATAGTCCTCCTGGAACAACATGTCGCTGTGTATTGCCAATAAAACTTGAGCTTCATTTAGGTATACCACTGTACACGTTCTTTGGATTGGTCGCAGAACTTGCACAAAATATTGCATCTGGCGTGTTCATGAAACAAGTTCAAGTTCGCATTATGGGAGCAAATGCAGCAACTGAAGACCCTGAGAAGACAGCTGTCCTTATTGATCTTGTTCCGTTGGGAGCAAGATTTGACAATACAACAGCACTTTCAGTATTTGAAAGGTTTTGGCACAAACAGGTTATCATAAACCCTATGCATTTTGGAAGCTATGATGTGTTATATGTTCTTTACCCAG GTCTTCCTTCGTCACCACCACCAGCTCCTGGAAGTCTGAACAACGGTCTTAGTAATGTAAATGATCCAAGATTACGCCCATTTGCTGTTGATGTAGGAAACCACAGAGAAAGGAAAAGTAGGGGCATAATTGTGATAATTGTTCTATCAAGTATTTTCGCTTTTATTTTATGTGCTGGAGCTGCATTGGTGATTTATTTCAAGCTTAGAAACCACAATCTTTTGACCGAAGCTTCACTTACACCAGCAAAGCCTGCAG GTCCTGGTTCTGCAGTAGTTGGGAGTAGGCTAGAAAGCAGACCTATTTCGGCATCACCATCATTCAGCTCTAGTATAGTGGCATATAAAGGATCAGCAAAACTGTTCAGTTTGGTTGACATGGAAAGAGCTACACAGACATTTGATGAGTCCAGGATAATCGGTGAGGGCGGTTTTGGACGTGTTTATGAAGGTATTCTTGAGGATGGAGAAAGGGTTGCTATCAAAGTTCTTAAGAGGGATGATCAGCAAGGTACGCGGGAATTTTTGGCTGAGGTTGAGATGCTCAGCCGATTGCATCACAGGAACTTGGTTAAGTTGATAGGTATATGCACAGAGGAGCATATGCGATGTTTGGTGTATGAGCTTGTTCCGAATGGAAGTCTGGAATTTCACTTGCACG GATCAGATAAGTACACTGCTGTGCTTGATTGGGATGCTAGGCTTCAAATTGCGCTTGGTGCAGCACGTGGTCTTGCTTATTTGCACGAAGATTCAAGTCCTCGTGTTATACACCGTGACTTCAAGTCAAGTAACATTTTGTTGGAACATGACTTTACCCCCAAGGTTTCAGACTTTGGCTTAGCCAGAATTGCTCTGGGCGAGGGGAACGAGCATATTTCAACTCGGGTTATGGGAACGTTTGG GTATCTTGCTCCTGAGTATGCAATGACTGGACATCTTCTAGTAAAGAGTGACGTGTACAGCTACGGCGTTGTCCTTCTAGAGCTTCTTACTGGCAGGAAACCTGTAGATATGTCAAGGCCTCCGGGGCAAGAAAACTTGGTCGCGTGGGCTTGTCCATTTCTGACAAATAAGGATGGTTTGGAAACACTCATCGATGTTTCCCTTGGAAGTGGTATCCCATTTGACAGCGTTGCAAAAGTCGCAGCAATCGCTTCGATGTGTGTTCAGCCTGAGGTGGATCAGCGCCCATTTATGGGAGAGGTTGTTCAAGCCTTAAAGTTGGTATGCAAAGAAGGTAGCGAGTTCAATGAGTCGAGAAGTTTTAGTCGAGATACGCATATCCAAGATGCCGAGATTATGAGTAGATCAAGTCTGGATATGGATGTAGGCCCAGTGCTATCTACCGAGCAGTTCGCTGCATCAGCACGTTATGATACGCTGGACGCCTCTGGTTCTTTTCGGCGGTATTCGAGTTCAGGTCCTCTGAAGGTGGGTAAAGCTGAACGAAATAGGGAGAGAGGCTTATCAACAGGTAGCTCAAGTGAACACTGTGGTGTACAACGATTTAGGATAGATTCGGAGTAG